From Agelaius phoeniceus isolate bAgePho1 chromosome 27, bAgePho1.hap1, whole genome shotgun sequence, one genomic window encodes:
- the LOC143695884 gene encoding serine/threonine-protein kinase PAK 3-like → MVNFPQRREMTVNFPLLWETRANIPRGNTVSEEEPAEKYLEVEQIGQGAFGTVYKGLDRATGGEVAIKKMSLRGQNRERAVNEILLLKDKKNPNIVNSLDSFLVDGDLWLVMEYMDGGTLRDVVRQTRMAEGEMAAVSRECLQGLDFLHSNRVIHRDLKSSNILLGMDGSVRLADFGLCAQLSPEQDQRSSMVGTAHWMAPEVVTRSPYGPKVDIWSFGIVTIEMVEGEPPYFRETAAMARALIRQNGTPQLQEPRRLSALLRDFLECSLEPDEERRWAAQELLQHPFLSSAKPLSSLTPLITAAKNLREQQSR, encoded by the exons GGAACACCGTGAGCGAGGAGGAGCCTGCCGAGAAATACCTGGAAGTGGAGCAGATTGGCCAAGG GGCTTTTGGAACCGTTTATAAAGGACTCGACAGGGCCACTGGAGGAGAG gtggccatcaagaaaATGAGTCTCAGAGGGCAGAACAGGGAACGAGCTGTGAATGAGATCCTGCTcctgaaggacaagaagaacCCCAACATTGTCAACTCTTTGGACAG CTTCCTTGTGGATGGAGATCTCTGGCTGGTGATGGAATACATGGATGGAGGAACTTTGCGGGATGTTGTCAGACAGACACGCATGGCTGAAGGAGAGATGGCAGCTGTCagtcgggag tgtctgcagggccTGGATTTCCTCCATTCCAACCGGGTGATCCACAGGGATCTGAAGagctccaacatcctcctgggcatggacggctctgtcaggctgg ctgattttggcctctgcgctcagctcagccctgagcaggaccaGCGCAGCTCCATGGTGGGCACTGCTCACTGGATGGCCCCAGAAGTTGTGACCAGATCTCCTTATGGCCCCAAGGTGGACATCTGGTCCTTCGGCATTGTGACCATCGAGATGGTGGAAGGAGAACCTCCTTACTTCAGGGAAACGGCGGCCATG gctcGCGCTCTGATCCGGCAGAACGGGACCccgcagctgcaggagccccggCGCCTGTCGGCTCTGCTGCGGGACTTCCTCGAGTGCAGCCTGGAGCCGGACGAGGAGCGgcgctgggctgcccaggagctgctgcag CACCCATTTTTATCATCAGCCAAGCctctttccagcctgacccctctgatcactgcagcaaagaacctgagggagcagcagagcagatga